One region of Sulfurisphaera ohwakuensis genomic DNA includes:
- a CDS encoding serine/threonine-protein kinase yields the protein MAKAWKTAFSTSLLLFFYFIYLVNFGGLQLTNVSLTNLTTSGWLALFSLSLALVALYLPKKANSSLAVLIPLFGSGAIDFYLSLRVPLEFFLLLYAVVPFIATGVSELVGVGLFVAFIYALASANYLKFWVPFLLLLPLAVVYWSAKDELMSQKDIDTLDFMTITILLLTPFPFVALNTGSLIGILMYLSAMVLLFVGIMMKFRLKDSAWPFVTSGLITYFAPIVLYFQLKDSVNYGNSFFNAYDLFFYGSLALIFYLPFLFSEENSVAVILFTPILLGITAGLLVYSKTTTYFAAIDPWLVVAAAFPKSPVVEDFFTSWRYAPKYSAQPQYSSPQPIQVQQPSLQVRFILKGLPPMARAVIEVGNTTCDGDFLIDCNDYGNWRAFPVKVGQDVYYPNPNSGYANPSDVITINYVLATQSQQPQPFTQLSQTSIYAHSRALGKVNTTSLDPNALLNRRLGMYKVKSIIGSGGFGYVYLGKMGGDYYAIKILKVDKGDPMAYFQELFHEANNLVDLSNHPNIVKVYAVNVDLNVIKRALNGDFMPYYADPPRIVMEYMEGGSLDKYLSDDQFFYSLNWETSVKKAVRQVAEALVHIHGKGYMHSDVKPQNIFLTKKPKDPSELPTVDFKLGDLGSAVRFGKDVSQVTIEYYPPEVFISKASPSMDIFALGMTLYVLLTRKIDRPDLQVMNEAFNCYINNDMNCVSNKVEEARRLLASWDPQVPEPYKSLIKAAVDPDPMKRPTALEVADKLK from the coding sequence ATGGCTAAGGCGTGGAAAACAGCATTTTCAACGTCATTACTTCTCTTCTTTTACTTCATCTACCTAGTGAATTTCGGAGGACTCCAGTTAACCAACGTAAGTCTGACGAATCTTACAACATCGGGATGGCTAGCTCTATTCTCCCTGTCCCTAGCTCTTGTTGCACTTTACCTCCCGAAGAAGGCGAATTCTTCCTTGGCAGTACTAATCCCTCTCTTCGGTTCTGGTGCCATCGACTTTTACTTATCGTTAAGAGTTCCTCTCGAGTTCTTCCTTTTGCTCTACGCTGTAGTTCCCTTCATAGCGACAGGGGTTAGTGAATTAGTAGGTGTCGGATTGTTTGTAGCCTTTATCTACGCCCTTGCATCAGCTAACTATCTCAAGTTCTGGGTACCATTCCTCCTCTTATTACCTCTTGCGGTAGTGTACTGGTCAGCAAAGGATGAACTAATGAGTCAAAAAGATATAGATACACTTGACTTTATGACCATCACTATTCTCCTTCTGACCCCATTCCCCTTTGTTGCCCTAAATACAGGCTCACTGATCGGTATTTTGATGTATCTTTCGGCGATGGTACTCTTGTTTGTGGGGATAATGATGAAATTTAGGTTAAAGGACTCTGCTTGGCCCTTTGTGACTTCTGGGCTTATAACCTACTTCGCCCCTATTGTCCTCTACTTTCAGCTCAAGGACTCCGTAAATTATGGAAATTCTTTCTTCAATGCATACGACCTCTTCTTTTACGGATCTCTTGCGCTGATTTTCTACCTTCCATTTCTTTTTAGCGAAGAAAATTCAGTAGCTGTCATCTTATTTACCCCGATACTCTTAGGCATAACTGCAGGACTTCTGGTTTACTCCAAAACGACTACCTACTTTGCAGCTATCGACCCTTGGCTCGTAGTTGCAGCAGCATTTCCTAAGAGCCCGGTCGTTGAAGATTTCTTCACCTCTTGGAGATATGCCCCGAAATACTCAGCCCAACCGCAATACTCCTCACCCCAGCCGATACAAGTGCAGCAGCCTTCTTTACAAGTCAGGTTCATACTCAAGGGATTACCGCCGATGGCTAGAGCAGTAATAGAAGTGGGTAATACCACATGTGACGGTGACTTCTTAATAGACTGTAACGATTATGGGAATTGGAGAGCCTTTCCAGTAAAAGTCGGACAAGACGTTTACTACCCCAACCCAAACTCGGGCTACGCTAACCCATCGGATGTAATAACGATAAACTACGTCTTAGCTACCCAGTCACAGCAACCTCAACCATTTACTCAGCTCTCTCAGACCTCCATTTATGCCCACTCAAGGGCCCTAGGTAAAGTCAACACTACCAGCCTCGATCCGAATGCTCTACTCAACAGAAGGCTGGGAATGTATAAAGTCAAATCCATAATAGGTAGCGGAGGATTCGGTTACGTTTACTTAGGAAAGATGGGAGGCGATTACTATGCAATAAAAATACTTAAGGTAGATAAGGGTGATCCGATGGCATACTTCCAAGAGCTCTTCCATGAGGCTAACAACCTTGTAGACTTATCTAACCATCCGAATATAGTTAAGGTTTATGCGGTTAACGTGGACTTGAACGTAATAAAGAGGGCACTAAATGGAGATTTCATGCCTTATTACGCTGACCCTCCTAGGATAGTCATGGAGTATATGGAGGGTGGGAGTCTTGACAAGTATTTAAGTGATGACCAGTTCTTCTACTCCTTGAATTGGGAAACAAGTGTTAAAAAGGCAGTGCGGCAAGTGGCAGAAGCACTAGTTCACATTCACGGTAAAGGGTATATGCATTCAGACGTAAAGCCCCAGAACATATTCTTGACTAAGAAGCCTAAGGATCCGTCAGAGTTGCCCACCGTTGACTTCAAGCTAGGGGACTTGGGTAGTGCAGTTAGATTCGGGAAGGACGTAAGTCAAGTAACTATAGAGTACTATCCCCCAGAGGTGTTCATAAGCAAAGCATCACCCTCAATGGATATCTTTGCATTAGGTATGACATTATACGTATTGTTAACCAGGAAAATTGATAGGCCTGACTTGCAGGTAATGAATGAAGCCTTTAATTGTTATATAAATAACGACATGAACTGTGTGAGTAACAAAGTTGAGGAAGCAAGACGTTTGCTGGCCTCCTGGGATCCACAGGTTCCAGAACCCTATAAGAGCCTGATAAAGGCTGCAGTCGACCCGGATCCTATGAAGAGGCCGACCGCACTAGAGGTCGCTGACAAGCTGAAATAA
- a CDS encoding ABC transporter ATP-binding protein, whose amino-acid sequence MYCIELKNVVKKYGEVIALNGVSFNINCGEKVALLGPNGAGKSTILKLLAGLLKPEKGEVLVKGLDPFFIEARKIIGYLPEDASPYLMLNVRENLEYIASLRGVDKDRVDKLLDFLGLRQYENTRIVYLSKGNKQRLALALALLHDPEILLLDEPLNYLDIPTREKVISLLKSMNSTMLISTHIMSIAERLVNRAVILSNGKVVWQDDLTELKKSSGEEIESLVARLMEDVN is encoded by the coding sequence ATGTACTGTATTGAATTGAAAAATGTGGTGAAGAAATACGGTGAAGTCATCGCCTTAAATGGAGTCTCATTTAATATAAATTGTGGAGAAAAAGTGGCACTTTTGGGACCTAACGGTGCCGGTAAATCGACTATTCTTAAATTATTAGCAGGTTTGTTAAAGCCAGAAAAAGGAGAGGTTCTCGTTAAAGGGTTAGACCCCTTTTTTATCGAAGCTAGGAAAATAATCGGGTATTTACCAGAGGACGCCAGCCCTTATCTAATGCTTAATGTTAGGGAGAATTTGGAATATATTGCCTCATTAAGGGGTGTAGACAAGGACAGAGTCGATAAGCTTTTGGACTTTTTAGGGCTTAGGCAGTACGAGAATACTAGGATAGTGTATTTATCTAAAGGTAACAAGCAGAGGTTGGCCTTAGCCCTAGCCTTACTTCATGACCCCGAAATACTGCTTTTAGACGAGCCTTTAAATTATTTAGACATACCGACTCGAGAGAAGGTCATCTCATTACTAAAGTCCATGAACTCTACTATGCTAATTTCAACCCACATAATGTCTATAGCGGAGAGGTTAGTAAATAGGGCGGTAATATTGTCTAACGGAAAAGTGGTGTGGCAGGATGATTTAACGGAGTTAAAGAAGTCCAGTGGTGAGGAGATCGAATCCTTAGTGGCGAGGCTGATGGAAGATGTTAATTAA
- the csx7 gene encoding CRISPR-associated RAMP protein Csx7 has product MNDGKPCYDLDVIRSIIKINGKIKNETPLRIGYGKSQSFTDPTDNLILKVNERPIIPGSSFKGALRSLAEAYVKSWNDPRYIVCDLDDNKCTSCNGEEKYCIPCIIFGFKDLSSRVYILDAIAEKYSISQRTMVTINRVFGGQLPGHLYTLDYVEPNSVFNFSMFLYNLNIVDGETEEWRKKAVEVVRYLLKTLITDGIFIGAKKSAGFGLVKLTSGEIEIRKSPDLMKPTKLDLMEVAKSW; this is encoded by the coding sequence ATGAACGATGGAAAACCTTGTTACGATTTAGATGTTATCAGAAGCATAATAAAGATTAATGGAAAAATAAAAAATGAGACACCTCTGAGGATTGGATATGGAAAGTCTCAGAGTTTCACAGATCCCACAGATAATCTCATATTAAAAGTAAATGAAAGACCGATTATTCCAGGATCGAGTTTTAAAGGAGCTCTAAGGAGTTTGGCAGAAGCTTACGTAAAATCATGGAATGATCCAAGATATATTGTATGTGATTTGGATGATAACAAATGTACTAGTTGTAATGGCGAAGAAAAATACTGCATACCTTGTATAATTTTCGGGTTCAAAGACCTCTCCTCCAGAGTTTATATACTTGATGCTATTGCAGAGAAATACTCTATTTCCCAAAGGACAATGGTTACAATAAATAGAGTTTTCGGAGGTCAATTACCAGGTCACCTTTACACACTAGATTACGTAGAACCTAACTCTGTTTTCAACTTCTCAATGTTCCTATATAATCTAAACATAGTTGATGGAGAAACGGAAGAATGGAGAAAGAAAGCGGTTGAAGTTGTAAGGTATTTATTAAAAACCCTAATTACTGACGGAATATTTATAGGAGCTAAGAAGAGTGCTGGTTTCGGGCTAGTCAAATTAACATCTGGGGAAATTGAAATACGCAAATCACCAGATCTTATGAAACCCACTAAATTAGACCTTATGGAGGTGGCTAAGTCGTGGTAG
- the csx7 gene encoding CRISPR-associated RAMP protein Csx7 gives MVDYTFIRKDIIKRQTVIEGILEVQSPLRIGVGKSGGMDPASIVRDTVLKDVEGTPIIPGSSWKGVFRSEGERVLKRRNLIACSGVGRDYCLNNFRKYDDFQRSLRENYMEDALKTFWNYTCLNCKLFGTMSVIGAVKFLESRAIEFKLGTRTMVAISRTEGAAARGALVQVEFVEPGSKFTFKIIGTNLPNYAIGYLLTIMKNIHDGFVQIGGHKSRGFGLVKFVNLRFLDKGEKKIGDEDIPVSMQDEIKEDGDKFFEKMKPFMEAFNNAKIPYPLH, from the coding sequence GTGGTAGACTATACCTTTATCAGAAAGGATATAATAAAGAGACAAACCGTAATTGAGGGAATTTTAGAGGTACAATCCCCTCTAAGGATAGGAGTCGGGAAATCCGGCGGAATGGATCCTGCCAGCATTGTTAGAGACACAGTATTAAAGGATGTTGAAGGCACTCCTATAATTCCCGGATCTTCTTGGAAGGGAGTATTTAGGTCTGAAGGAGAGAGAGTATTAAAAAGAAGGAACCTTATCGCATGTAGTGGTGTAGGAAGGGATTATTGTTTAAATAACTTCAGAAAATATGATGATTTTCAGAGAAGCCTAAGAGAAAACTACATGGAGGATGCATTAAAAACATTCTGGAATTATACTTGTCTTAACTGCAAACTCTTTGGTACTATGAGCGTAATAGGCGCTGTTAAGTTTTTAGAGTCTAGGGCTATTGAGTTTAAGCTCGGTACTAGGACAATGGTTGCTATAAGTAGAACTGAAGGAGCTGCTGCAAGGGGTGCATTAGTCCAGGTTGAATTTGTAGAGCCGGGGTCTAAATTCACGTTTAAAATCATCGGAACTAATTTGCCCAATTATGCAATAGGTTACTTACTAACTATTATGAAGAACATCCATGACGGTTTTGTACAAATAGGTGGACATAAGAGTAGGGGATTCGGACTTGTAAAATTCGTTAATTTAAGGTTTTTAGACAAAGGTGAAAAGAAAATAGGGGATGAAGATATTCCAGTATCAATGCAAGATGAAATAAAGGAAGATGGGGATAAGTTTTTCGAAAAGATGAAACCCTTCATGGAGGCTTTTAATAATGCAAAGATTCCATACCCATTACACTGA
- a CDS encoding RAMP superfamily CRISPR-associated protein — MQRFHTHYTERNSIGLEGVLELEMEVVSDYIHVGSGVYDVEIIKPLENIDQLVETALKGTIPDVNKYFSPVTHEMNRYLGKVIIPGSTIKGLVRTRLELSIRDACFIVSRNSNTSSATYKRIFRNPRPRSTDRFPQRVCPVCDLLGNSGLASRVSFSDFIMTQGKVDYVNVNGQYYESCVKGSRFRGRVLYRSLKPIELGMLLYGFGFRDKKLEGKVMLIGRFKYSDRRFGRVRFSLPSPKQEYAKALEDFVRTFKPFDYNEEW, encoded by the coding sequence ATGCAAAGATTCCATACCCATTACACTGAAAGGAACAGCATAGGATTAGAAGGAGTTCTGGAGTTAGAAATGGAAGTAGTGTCTGATTATATACATGTAGGTAGTGGGGTTTATGACGTAGAAATAATAAAACCTTTAGAAAACATAGACCAATTAGTCGAAACAGCATTAAAAGGGACTATCCCAGACGTTAACAAATACTTCTCACCAGTAACTCATGAGATGAATAGATACTTAGGTAAGGTTATAATACCCGGGTCAACTATTAAGGGACTTGTGAGGACAAGGCTTGAGCTTTCAATAAGGGATGCTTGCTTCATTGTATCTAGGAATTCCAATACCTCATCAGCTACTTATAAGAGAATATTTAGGAATCCCAGACCTAGATCTACTGATAGATTTCCACAGAGAGTCTGTCCAGTATGTGACCTATTAGGTAATTCTGGACTGGCAAGTAGAGTGTCATTTTCCGACTTTATTATGACTCAAGGGAAGGTTGATTACGTAAACGTTAATGGACAGTATTATGAGAGTTGTGTAAAGGGATCTAGATTTAGAGGGAGGGTACTATATCGTTCTTTAAAGCCAATTGAATTGGGTATGCTTCTTTACGGTTTTGGGTTTAGAGATAAGAAATTAGAGGGAAAGGTTATGTTAATCGGTAGATTTAAGTACTCTGATAGGCGTTTCGGTAGAGTAAGATTTTCCTTACCTTCACCTAAACAAGAATACGCTAAAGCCTTAGAAGATTTTGTAAGAACGTTCAAGCCATTTGACTATAATGAGGAGTGGTGA
- a CDS encoding HD domain-containing protein, with amino-acid sequence MTLRGKLNLPEFRVVFDGEDGKVYEGNTDLENKIIDTLAHMALISCEIAKNDEKKAMDIYADIVSMLYKLPMFISYAPTIKKEDEGSKERKGNYVLTAFEYFFIYTIARHLTDITVDKNTSLKDIFEKLENFEHTDTLRSLIRLYFPSIREIYEALINTPADTRPGFNFTSLASHLQLTSLISWLLQPHSIDLSYLRVASLLHDLGKLINPRHHVTEATNILENLQNKLKSGEACIKLERVKELVASHHGDSESIVQIADRLASSADRLTELVNEALDHIEYGKEVKECFNKEHEQSYDCFTNLGKEKYEKASKDIYRFILSQVISPEIVKNEEARVFPFIPDKVEGSSKEIKPGRPLGYLVYIDVPSIQRFITNFPKLRDMSFASMLVDFLVTVYSFMLLDTEFANKTKSRLPAEALLSGYGGHSYIVVRKDICNNDCYKEIKDVFKGIKLLSDLDLRLQVSVAEFAYDNYIKNYNEVWDEIKTQFSERYLVDFEEKIYSVGLHRVCDNCGIRPAVDEKFGEYLCSRCFEIRDLSSTRGFISKVNSTYLLSVEVTPAESASKVFGDNFAEYAMEFIAGYKKLEDTRYVSIIKADGNRGSIIFSASATFSDYIDKSFRLDYGVKRAFYETLNELANAEREFLKSEEKELPLTSRLLSGVLYLGGDDITLLAPSIVAIPFAVKFFEKATQLTGFTFKVGIVSVKPDHPIQFAFQAADELMERSKIKPEDSENKNNLSEYNKTSIACMVFSSTLASKSVIHSEISKYKRQNNSYLVVTNDIKKVKELLELAKLYEFKDVVSLYNSENDKKEVREKLRQLEDIVSYAETNFNTSNGYLKTLAYILRQIARSDKPYDKEILKKLVERKEGSLKEIPLYDYYFILKTFRVGVG; translated from the coding sequence ATGACATTAAGGGGTAAGTTAAACTTACCAGAATTTAGAGTAGTGTTTGACGGTGAAGACGGTAAGGTTTATGAGGGTAATACAGACCTAGAGAACAAAATAATAGACACATTAGCTCATATGGCCCTAATATCTTGCGAAATAGCTAAAAATGACGAGAAGAAAGCAATGGATATTTACGCGGACATTGTTTCAATGTTATATAAACTGCCCATGTTTATATCTTATGCCCCCACTATTAAAAAGGAAGATGAAGGAAGTAAAGAAAGAAAGGGAAATTATGTTCTTACAGCATTTGAGTACTTCTTCATTTACACTATAGCAAGGCATTTAACTGATATTACTGTTGATAAGAACACATCTCTTAAAGATATATTTGAAAAATTAGAAAATTTTGAGCACACTGATACTTTAAGATCACTTATCAGACTTTACTTTCCTTCAATTAGAGAAATCTACGAAGCTTTAATTAATACTCCAGCAGACACTAGACCGGGATTCAATTTCACTTCTTTAGCCTCACATCTACAATTAACATCCCTAATTTCATGGCTCCTTCAGCCCCACTCCATAGATTTAAGTTATCTGAGGGTCGCATCATTACTTCATGATTTAGGAAAACTCATCAATCCACGTCATCACGTAACTGAAGCCACTAACATATTAGAAAATCTTCAGAATAAGTTGAAGAGTGGAGAAGCATGTATTAAGTTAGAAAGGGTTAAGGAATTAGTGGCTTCACATCACGGTGATTCTGAAAGTATTGTTCAAATCGCAGACCGTTTAGCCTCTAGTGCTGATAGATTGACTGAACTAGTTAATGAAGCATTAGATCACATAGAATACGGTAAGGAAGTTAAAGAGTGTTTTAATAAAGAACATGAGCAGTCTTATGATTGTTTTACCAATTTAGGTAAGGAAAAATATGAAAAAGCTTCAAAGGATATTTATAGATTCATTTTAAGTCAAGTTATATCTCCAGAAATAGTTAAGAATGAAGAAGCCAGAGTATTTCCCTTCATACCAGACAAAGTAGAGGGAAGTTCAAAGGAAATAAAGCCTGGCAGACCTTTAGGTTACTTGGTCTACATAGATGTTCCGAGTATACAGAGGTTTATTACTAACTTCCCTAAACTAAGAGATATGTCTTTTGCCAGCATGTTAGTAGACTTTCTGGTAACAGTTTACTCATTTATGCTACTCGATACAGAATTCGCCAATAAAACAAAATCTAGGTTGCCAGCAGAAGCTTTGTTGAGCGGTTATGGTGGGCACTCCTACATAGTAGTAAGAAAGGATATTTGTAATAATGATTGTTATAAAGAGATAAAAGACGTATTCAAAGGAATAAAGTTACTGAGTGATTTAGATTTAAGGCTACAGGTAAGTGTAGCTGAATTTGCTTATGATAATTATATAAAGAACTATAATGAGGTCTGGGACGAAATAAAAACACAATTCAGTGAGAGATATTTAGTGGATTTTGAAGAGAAAATTTACTCTGTGGGACTTCATAGAGTCTGTGACAATTGTGGTATTAGACCGGCTGTGGATGAAAAATTTGGAGAATACCTATGTAGTAGATGTTTTGAGATTAGAGACTTATCGTCAACAAGAGGTTTCATAAGCAAGGTGAATTCAACATATTTACTTTCCGTAGAAGTAACCCCAGCAGAGAGTGCTAGTAAAGTTTTTGGAGATAATTTTGCGGAATACGCTATGGAGTTTATAGCTGGATATAAGAAATTAGAAGATACTAGATATGTTTCGATAATTAAAGCTGACGGAAACAGAGGTTCAATTATATTTTCAGCCAGTGCAACTTTCTCTGATTATATTGATAAGAGCTTCAGATTAGATTACGGAGTTAAGAGGGCTTTTTATGAGACACTTAATGAACTAGCTAATGCAGAAAGAGAGTTCTTAAAATCAGAAGAAAAAGAACTTCCACTAACTAGTAGACTCCTCTCTGGTGTGTTGTATTTAGGAGGGGATGACATAACTCTCTTAGCCCCTTCTATAGTTGCAATACCTTTTGCTGTGAAATTCTTTGAAAAGGCAACACAACTTACTGGTTTCACCTTTAAAGTTGGAATAGTTAGTGTTAAGCCCGATCATCCAATCCAATTTGCCTTCCAGGCTGCAGATGAATTAATGGAAAGGAGCAAAATAAAGCCTGAAGATAGTGAGAATAAAAACAACCTTAGTGAGTATAATAAAACAAGCATTGCATGTATGGTATTTTCTTCAACCTTAGCCAGTAAGTCTGTAATCCATTCAGAAATTAGTAAATACAAGAGGCAAAATAACTCGTATTTAGTGGTTACAAACGATATTAAAAAGGTTAAGGAACTACTCGAGTTAGCCAAGCTATATGAATTCAAAGACGTAGTTAGTCTCTATAATAGTGAAAACGACAAGAAAGAGGTAAGGGAAAAGTTAAGGCAATTGGAGGATATAGTAAGTTACGCAGAAACAAACTTCAACACATCTAACGGTTATTTGAAGACCTTAGCTTATATTTTGAGGCAAATAGCAAGAAGTGATAAACCTTATGATAAAGAAATTCTTAAGAAATTAGTAGAAAGGAAGGAAGGTTCATTAAAAGAAATCCCGCTTTATGATTACTACTTTATCCTTAAAACGTTTAGGGTAGGTGTAGGATAA
- a CDS encoding RAMP superfamily CRISPR-associated protein, whose amino-acid sequence MEFKVLIKNLTSLTIGGGSTIGAVDIPLNPMVLPPSTIKGVLRTAIHNYLPEGYTSCGKIEPSKIKEAHEKNGVCDVCKLFGYPDYKDSGCFTVAVRIPEVVRSKITRVEINDRTQRSEEGHLFTQEVIAPNTQFEVTIYFRDSCGDRMLKLLLYSLLALRLWRMGRNAMVDVKLKEDICQKVKCDEEMKSIVFSLSDYIWGD is encoded by the coding sequence ATGGAATTTAAAGTACTGATCAAAAACTTAACTTCCTTAACAATAGGAGGAGGAAGTACTATTGGAGCAGTAGACATTCCACTTAACCCCATGGTATTACCGCCTTCAACGATAAAGGGAGTATTAAGAACGGCTATTCATAATTACTTACCAGAAGGTTATACATCATGCGGTAAAATAGAACCCAGTAAAATTAAAGAAGCACATGAGAAAAATGGCGTTTGTGATGTATGTAAACTCTTCGGTTATCCAGATTATAAGGACTCTGGCTGTTTCACCGTAGCAGTAAGAATTCCAGAGGTTGTAAGAAGCAAGATTACTAGGGTAGAAATAAATGATAGAACACAAAGAAGTGAAGAAGGACATTTATTCACTCAAGAAGTAATTGCTCCAAATACCCAATTTGAAGTTACCATATACTTTAGGGACTCATGCGGTGATAGAATGTTAAAACTATTACTATATTCTCTACTAGCATTAAGGTTATGGAGGATGGGTAGAAACGCTATGGTAGACGTAAAGTTAAAGGAGGATATTTGCCAAAAGGTTAAATGCGATGAAGAGATGAAGAGTATAGTCTTCTCCTTATCAGATTACATATGGGGTGATTAA
- a CDS encoding RAMP superfamily CRISPR-associated protein: protein MKKVYLFKLKFNTPYGLRVGGPKEDISTLTPLKIGQYYVIPSSSWKGIFRRATEVLIANPNHFRGHKGEDVTDDGSLDELLEAKGLENKNDENVRKERKRFIAMWNCPVERLYGSEYFASAVTFSDTLIDAEINQRTHVVIDRKTRKSEEKHLYSEQIVNVNSVRVKVIVRDRIDDWIKTLKFLSEFGTFVGGGKSRGIGYAILDWKESEYAEVDGLTRKIMFKPLYELKL from the coding sequence ATGAAGAAAGTATATCTATTTAAACTCAAGTTTAATACTCCTTACGGGCTTAGAGTAGGTGGACCCAAGGAAGATATAAGCACTCTCACCCCGCTAAAAATAGGTCAGTATTACGTAATACCATCAAGCAGCTGGAAGGGCATATTCAGAAGGGCTACTGAGGTCTTAATTGCTAATCCTAACCACTTTAGGGGTCATAAAGGTGAAGATGTTACAGATGATGGAAGCTTAGACGAATTGTTAGAAGCTAAGGGGTTAGAAAACAAAAATGATGAGAATGTGAGAAAGGAAAGGAAGAGATTTATTGCAATGTGGAACTGCCCAGTAGAAAGGCTTTATGGGAGCGAATATTTTGCATCCGCTGTGACATTTTCCGATACTTTAATCGACGCTGAGATAAATCAGAGGACTCATGTAGTAATTGACAGGAAGACAAGGAAAAGTGAGGAAAAACACTTATATAGCGAGCAAATTGTAAACGTTAATAGTGTTAGGGTCAAGGTTATAGTAAGGGATAGAATCGATGATTGGATTAAAACGCTAAAATTCCTCAGCGAATTTGGTACTTTTGTAGGCGGAGGAAAATCTAGAGGGATAGGTTATGCAATATTAGATTGGAAAGAGAGTGAATACGCAGAAGTTGATGGACTAACTAGAAAAATCATGTTTAAACCATTATATGAATTAAAGCTATAG
- a CDS encoding AbrB/MazE/SpoVT family DNA-binding domain-containing protein — METITKLNKKGIIVIPKGIRDEIGLKEGDAVKITVEGNKIVIEKIDLWDRVWNCCKGSAEEAEKGLDEEEEEFWKRK; from the coding sequence ATGGAAACAATTACAAAATTAAATAAGAAAGGTATAATAGTAATTCCTAAGGGAATAAGGGATGAAATCGGTTTAAAAGAGGGTGATGCAGTTAAAATAACGGTTGAAGGAAATAAGATTGTTATAGAAAAAATCGATCTATGGGATAGGGTATGGAATTGTTGTAAAGGGTCTGCTGAAGAGGCAGAAAAGGGACTGGATGAGGAGGAAGAGGAATTTTGGAAGAGAAAATAA
- a CDS encoding PIN domain-containing protein → MEEKIIIDTYALLAMAFGELTERGKEIMLKVRDRKIEGIITSTVAYEFTVHWFRGRIPALKSLDEVKSFLNSYFKIVELSVDDFLESARIKSEGDKIVSSEGRKLSIVDSTLIQTAKKLGLKILSGDKDLTLVATNMGIEVIW, encoded by the coding sequence TTGGAAGAGAAAATAATTATTGATACTTATGCGTTACTCGCAATGGCTTTTGGAGAACTTACGGAAAGAGGGAAGGAAATTATGCTCAAAGTTAGAGATAGAAAAATAGAGGGTATAATTACGTCTACAGTTGCTTATGAGTTTACAGTGCATTGGTTTCGAGGAAGAATTCCAGCATTAAAATCTCTTGATGAGGTAAAGAGTTTTCTTAATTCGTACTTCAAGATTGTTGAACTTTCAGTAGATGATTTCTTAGAAAGTGCAAGGATTAAGAGTGAAGGTGATAAAATTGTTTCATCAGAAGGGAGAAAACTAAGTATAGTGGATTCTACATTAATACAGACCGCTAAAAAGCTGGGGTTAAAGATTTTGAGCGGTGATAAGGACTTAACTTTAGTTGCAACAAATATGGGAATAGAAGTTATCTGGTAG